The following are encoded together in the Bos indicus x Bos taurus breed Angus x Brahman F1 hybrid chromosome 24, Bos_hybrid_MaternalHap_v2.0, whole genome shotgun sequence genome:
- the AKAIN1 gene encoding A-kinase anchor protein inhibitor 1 isoform X2, producing the protein MVFAPGEKPGSEPEEAKLQTTSRQIVQNAILRAVQQVSRESQSRRRDARAGDTARGSLRPGAGESTKKHEK; encoded by the coding sequence GTGAGAAGCCTGGAAGTGAGCCCGAAGAGGCGAAGCTGCAGACCACCAGCAGACAGATCGTGCAGAATGCTATCCTTCGGGCCGTGCAGCAGGTCTCCCGGGAGAGCCAGAGCCGGAGGAGGGACGCCAGGGCCGGCGACACCGCCCGGGGCAGCCTCCGGCCGGGCGCAGGGGAATCGACCAAGAAGCACGAGAAGTAA